One window from the genome of Pyxidicoccus xibeiensis encodes:
- the mtnA gene encoding S-methyl-5-thioribose-1-phosphate isomerase, translated as MKVHGKPMRTLWLEPDGQAAGIIDQTCLPHAFTTARLSTLEEAAHAIRNMRVRGAPLIGATAAYGVWLALRTDASDGALENALTLLRATRPTAVNLHWALDEMRRVLAPLPPPQRVAAALRRAQEICDEDVAINRAIGGHGLKLLEAAWEKKGRQGRLNVLTHCNAGWLATVDWGTALAPIYLAHDAGLPVHVWVDETRPRNQGAALTAWELGQHGVPHTVIADNVGGHLMQHGDVDLCIVGTDRTTAHGDVANKIGTYLKALAAKDNGVPFYVALPSPTIDWTLKDGVREIPIEQRDGAELSDVTGRLRSGEVATVRVTPEGSPAANYAFDVTPARLVSALVTERGVCPASEDGLLSLFPERKGKMA; from the coding sequence ATGAAGGTCCACGGCAAGCCGATGCGCACCCTCTGGCTCGAGCCCGACGGCCAGGCCGCCGGCATCATCGACCAGACCTGTCTGCCACACGCCTTCACCACCGCGCGCCTGTCCACGCTGGAAGAGGCTGCCCACGCCATCCGGAACATGCGGGTGCGAGGAGCCCCGCTCATCGGTGCCACCGCCGCGTATGGCGTCTGGCTCGCACTGCGCACGGACGCGTCCGACGGAGCGCTGGAGAACGCCCTCACCTTGCTGCGCGCCACCCGCCCCACCGCCGTCAACCTGCACTGGGCACTGGATGAGATGCGCCGCGTCCTGGCCCCGCTGCCTCCGCCCCAGCGGGTGGCCGCCGCGCTCCGCCGCGCCCAGGAGATCTGCGACGAGGACGTGGCCATCAACCGCGCCATTGGAGGCCACGGGCTGAAGCTCCTCGAGGCCGCGTGGGAGAAGAAGGGCCGCCAGGGCCGGCTCAACGTCCTCACCCACTGCAACGCCGGCTGGCTGGCCACGGTGGACTGGGGCACGGCGCTCGCGCCCATCTACCTGGCCCACGACGCGGGGCTTCCCGTACACGTCTGGGTGGACGAGACGCGCCCGCGCAACCAGGGCGCCGCGCTGACGGCGTGGGAGCTGGGACAGCACGGCGTCCCGCACACCGTCATCGCCGACAACGTGGGTGGACACCTCATGCAGCACGGTGACGTGGACCTGTGCATCGTCGGCACGGACCGCACCACCGCGCACGGAGACGTGGCCAACAAGATTGGCACCTATCTCAAGGCGCTGGCCGCGAAGGACAACGGCGTGCCCTTCTACGTGGCGCTGCCGTCGCCCACCATCGACTGGACGCTGAAGGACGGCGTGAGGGAGATCCCCATCGAACAGCGCGACGGCGCCGAGCTGAGCGACGTCACCGGCCGGCTGCGCTCCGGAGAGGTCGCCACCGTGCGCGTCACCCCCGAGGGCAGCCCCGCCGCCAACTACGCCTTCGACGTGACGCCAGCGCGGCTCGTCTCGGCCCTCGTCACCGAGCGCGGCGTGTGTCCGGCCTCGGAGGACGGCCTGCTCTCGCTCTTCCCGGAGCGGAAGGGGAAGATGGCATGA
- a CDS encoding FHA domain-containing protein: MPSVKQLRPFALATLEAFLDASGPVVLVQQPPEPVFQQVAMRLGEARTVGMAHRTRLVDRLFVMLRGFDALEVHFLRPEVDGQELTVGRIEGCTLVVPDPSVSKHHATLRWRAEAHDCSVRDMGSLNGTWVNAQALPPEQERMLNDGDALSFGDAQFLYLRTETLHAHLRMASPSRM; the protein is encoded by the coding sequence ATGCCGTCCGTGAAGCAACTTCGCCCGTTCGCCCTGGCAACGCTGGAGGCCTTTCTGGACGCCTCCGGTCCCGTGGTCCTCGTCCAGCAGCCCCCCGAGCCCGTCTTCCAGCAGGTCGCCATGCGGCTGGGAGAGGCGCGCACGGTGGGCATGGCCCACCGCACCCGGCTGGTGGACCGGCTCTTCGTCATGCTGCGCGGCTTCGACGCGCTCGAGGTGCACTTCCTGCGGCCGGAGGTGGACGGACAGGAGCTCACCGTGGGGCGCATCGAGGGCTGTACCCTGGTGGTGCCGGACCCGTCCGTGTCCAAGCACCACGCCACGCTGCGCTGGCGCGCCGAGGCCCATGACTGCTCCGTGCGGGACATGGGCTCCCTGAACGGCACCTGGGTCAACGCCCAGGCGCTGCCCCCCGAGCAGGAGCGGATGCTCAACGACGGCGACGCCCTGTCCTTCGGCGACGCCCAGTTCCTCTACCTGCGCACGGAGACGCTGCACGCACACCTGCGCATGGCCAGCCCCAGCCGGATGTGA
- a CDS encoding S-methyl-5'-thioadenosine phosphorylase: MSPSTTPVIGILGGSGLYQIDGLKDVTWKKVSSPFGEPSDELCFGTLDGHRVVFLPRHGRGHRISPSEINYRANIDALKRSGVTDLLSLSAVGSLREDLPPGTFVVADQFIDRTFAREKSFFGTGLVAHVSMAKPVCSRLGDALVSACEGLGVTARRGGTYLVMEGPQFSSLAESRMYRSWGCDIIGMTNMPEAKLAREAELCYATVGMVTDFDCWHPDHDAVTVDQVVSVLLGNAGKARGLVKNVVPLLGTHTGPCRHGCQRALDHALITAPEARDSAVLEKLSAVAGRVLSK; the protein is encoded by the coding sequence ATGTCCCCCTCCACCACCCCCGTCATCGGCATCCTCGGCGGCAGCGGCCTGTACCAGATTGACGGCCTGAAGGACGTCACCTGGAAGAAGGTGTCCTCGCCCTTCGGGGAACCCTCCGACGAGCTGTGCTTCGGCACGCTCGACGGGCACCGCGTCGTCTTCCTGCCCCGCCATGGCCGGGGGCACCGCATCTCTCCCTCTGAAATCAACTACCGCGCCAACATCGACGCCCTCAAGCGCAGCGGCGTCACCGACCTGCTGTCCCTGTCCGCCGTGGGCAGCCTGCGCGAGGACCTGCCCCCCGGCACCTTCGTGGTGGCGGACCAGTTCATCGATCGCACCTTCGCTCGCGAGAAGAGCTTCTTCGGCACCGGCCTCGTCGCCCACGTGTCCATGGCGAAGCCGGTCTGCTCCCGCCTGGGCGACGCCCTCGTGTCCGCCTGCGAGGGCCTGGGCGTCACCGCGCGGCGCGGCGGCACGTACCTCGTCATGGAGGGGCCGCAGTTCTCCTCGCTCGCGGAGAGCCGCATGTACCGGAGCTGGGGCTGCGACATCATCGGCATGACGAACATGCCCGAGGCCAAGCTCGCTCGCGAAGCCGAGCTTTGCTACGCGACTGTGGGCATGGTCACCGACTTCGACTGCTGGCACCCGGACCATGACGCCGTCACCGTGGACCAGGTCGTCTCCGTGCTGCTCGGTAACGCCGGCAAGGCGCGCGGCCTGGTGAAGAACGTGGTTCCGCTGCTCGGCACGCACACGGGCCCGTGTCGCCACGGCTGCCAGCGTGCGCTCGACCACGCCCTCATCACCGCCCCCGAGGCGCGAGACTCCGCGGTGCTGGAGAAGCTGTCCGCCGTGGCCGGCCGGGTGCTGAGCAAATGA
- a CDS encoding class II aldolase/adducin family protein: MSLPHLAEREAMIATARKMNTSGLNQGTSGNLSVRVDGGFLLTPTGMDYDALTPEDLVLMRFDGSHEGPRRPSSEWQLHLDLLAARPEVGAVLHAHSMFCTTLACLRRGIPAFHYMVAAAGGADVRCAPYATFGTPELVRHALAALEGRKACLMANHGMLALGRDLAAAFKLAVEVETLAAMYWRALQVGEPVLLDDAEMERVLEKFKTYGQQPGPTPRAG; the protein is encoded by the coding sequence ATGAGCCTCCCGCACCTGGCCGAGCGCGAGGCGATGATTGCCACCGCCCGGAAGATGAACACCTCCGGCCTCAATCAGGGCACGTCCGGCAACCTGAGCGTGCGCGTGGACGGCGGCTTCCTGCTGACGCCCACCGGCATGGACTACGACGCGCTCACCCCGGAGGACCTGGTCCTCATGCGCTTCGACGGGAGCCACGAGGGCCCCCGGCGTCCATCGTCGGAGTGGCAGCTCCACCTGGACCTCCTCGCCGCACGGCCGGAGGTGGGCGCGGTGCTGCACGCGCACTCCATGTTCTGCACCACGCTGGCGTGCCTGCGCCGGGGCATCCCCGCCTTCCACTACATGGTGGCCGCGGCGGGAGGCGCGGACGTGCGCTGCGCGCCCTACGCCACCTTCGGCACCCCGGAGCTGGTGCGCCATGCGCTGGCGGCGCTGGAGGGACGCAAGGCGTGCCTCATGGCCAACCACGGGATGCTCGCGCTGGGCAGGGACCTGGCCGCCGCCTTCAAGCTGGCGGTGGAGGTGGAGACGCTCGCGGCCATGTACTGGCGAGCGCTCCAGGTGGGCGAGCCCGTGCTCCTCGACGACGCGGAGATGGAGCGCGTCCTCGAGAAGTTCAAGACGTACGGGCAGCAGCCCGGCCCTACGCCGCGCGCAGGGTGA
- a CDS encoding alpha/beta hydrolase: MSRPPESPPTYATHEPGWRHIQALLPPELRLGGAGAPMPDEEWLEVGPFRVHLDAWRRPEAPATLVLVHGGGGNGRLLAPFGAMLAAQGYEVLAPDLPGYGLTQVRDKRALVYDDWRDTLARVLEVEAGRTRRPLVVFGASMGGMLAYDVTARTRIPSGLVATCFLAPKDPEVRRRMVRWPWMAGLSGPMLTALPFLTDPLPVPMRLAGNMLAISNSVELSRAIAADPLAGGTWMPGRFLRTFLESGPLVPPESFDVCPVLLAHPADDRWTHVSVSRPFFERLSVPKRLVLLENAGHFPVEEPGVSQLRQALLDFLAERGTARP; this comes from the coding sequence ATGTCCCGCCCCCCGGAATCACCGCCGACGTATGCCACCCATGAGCCAGGCTGGCGCCACATCCAGGCGCTGCTGCCTCCGGAGCTGCGGCTGGGCGGGGCGGGGGCGCCGATGCCCGACGAGGAGTGGCTGGAGGTGGGGCCGTTCCGCGTCCACCTGGACGCCTGGCGCCGGCCGGAAGCGCCCGCGACGCTCGTGCTCGTCCATGGAGGCGGCGGCAACGGACGCCTGCTCGCCCCCTTCGGGGCCATGCTCGCCGCGCAGGGGTACGAGGTCCTCGCGCCGGACCTGCCCGGCTATGGGCTGACGCAGGTGCGCGACAAGCGCGCGCTGGTCTACGACGACTGGCGCGACACCCTGGCCCGGGTGCTGGAGGTGGAGGCCGGGCGCACGCGGCGTCCGCTCGTCGTCTTCGGCGCGAGCATGGGAGGCATGCTGGCCTATGACGTGACGGCGCGGACCCGCATCCCCTCGGGGCTGGTGGCGACGTGTTTCCTGGCGCCGAAGGACCCGGAGGTGCGCCGCCGCATGGTGCGCTGGCCGTGGATGGCGGGGCTCTCGGGGCCCATGCTGACGGCGCTGCCGTTCCTCACGGACCCGCTGCCGGTGCCCATGCGGCTGGCGGGCAACATGCTCGCCATCTCCAACTCGGTGGAGCTGTCGCGTGCCATCGCCGCGGACCCGCTCGCGGGAGGCACATGGATGCCGGGGCGCTTCCTGCGCACGTTCCTCGAGTCCGGGCCGCTCGTGCCGCCCGAGTCGTTCGACGTGTGTCCCGTCCTGCTGGCGCACCCGGCCGACGACCGGTGGACGCACGTCTCCGTGTCACGCCCCTTCTTCGAGCGCCTGAGCGTCCCGAAGCGACTGGTGCTGCTGGAGAACGCCGGACACTTCCCGGTGGAGGAGCCGGGAGTCAGCCAGCTCCGCCAGGCCCTGCTCGACTTCCTGGCCGAGCGTGGCACTGCCAGGCCCTGA
- a CDS encoding metallophosphoesterase: MGRLLILLVVNVGAWAVLRSLWPGLLRGWRRGVFSIAAALSLAVWLFPVLAGRHATLPVGDAALRVFSVGWSVAVLMVVLIGTPVVLLRKWVERKPRTPAPAPEGAVNLSRRSLLTNVGRAVPVLAAGTSSAGLASGVSGFTVRQVEVRLPHLPPAMDGFRIGQITDVHVGTFIDTRYLHDAVRAMNEAQVDLQVMTGDLIDDLDQLDGTMAALSECKAKHGMLAVLGNHEHWRGLDEILQAYAGVEARGGPVRLLVDSAHTFEHGGQRVRVVGVDYPMSGRSHRVKAERMQQSAEVSFRGASPDEVLLCLTHHPDFFPHAAERGARLTLAGHTHGGQVAFLGVPAFWFAFKYMLGRYRQGDHQLYVSGGTGHWLPFRLGVPTEVTVLTLRAA; encoded by the coding sequence ATGGGCAGGCTGCTGATACTCCTGGTGGTCAATGTAGGTGCCTGGGCCGTGCTGCGGTCGCTCTGGCCCGGCCTGCTCCGGGGGTGGCGCCGGGGGGTGTTCTCAATCGCCGCGGCCCTGTCGCTCGCCGTGTGGCTCTTCCCCGTGCTGGCCGGACGCCATGCCACGCTGCCCGTGGGCGATGCGGCCCTGCGCGTCTTCTCCGTGGGCTGGTCCGTCGCCGTCCTCATGGTGGTGCTCATCGGCACGCCCGTCGTGCTGCTGCGCAAGTGGGTGGAGCGCAAGCCGCGGACTCCCGCGCCGGCGCCCGAGGGTGCGGTGAACCTGAGCCGCCGGAGCCTGCTGACCAACGTGGGCCGCGCGGTGCCGGTGCTGGCGGCGGGGACGAGCTCGGCGGGGCTGGCGAGCGGCGTGTCCGGCTTCACGGTGCGGCAGGTGGAGGTGCGCCTGCCCCACCTGCCTCCAGCGATGGACGGCTTCCGCATCGGCCAGATTACCGACGTGCACGTGGGCACCTTCATCGACACGCGCTACCTGCACGACGCGGTGCGGGCGATGAACGAGGCGCAGGTGGACCTCCAGGTGATGACGGGCGACCTCATCGACGACCTGGACCAGCTCGACGGCACCATGGCCGCGCTGTCCGAGTGCAAGGCGAAGCACGGCATGCTCGCCGTCCTGGGCAACCACGAGCACTGGCGCGGGCTGGACGAAATCCTCCAGGCCTATGCCGGCGTGGAGGCGCGCGGCGGCCCGGTGCGGCTGCTGGTGGACTCGGCCCACACCTTCGAGCATGGCGGCCAGCGCGTGCGGGTGGTGGGCGTGGACTACCCCATGTCCGGCCGCAGCCACCGCGTGAAGGCCGAGCGCATGCAGCAGTCCGCGGAGGTGTCCTTCCGCGGCGCCTCGCCGGACGAGGTGCTGCTGTGCCTCACGCACCACCCGGACTTCTTCCCGCACGCGGCGGAGCGCGGCGCGCGGCTGACGCTGGCGGGGCACACCCACGGCGGGCAGGTGGCCTTCCTGGGCGTGCCGGCCTTCTGGTTCGCCTTCAAGTACATGCTGGGCCGCTACCGCCAGGGAGACCACCAGCTCTACGTGTCCGGCGGCACGGGGCACTGGCTGCCCTTCCGCCTGGGCGTGCCCACCGAGGTGACGGTGCTCACCCTGCGCGCGGCGTAG